The Theropithecus gelada isolate Dixy chromosome 11, Tgel_1.0, whole genome shotgun sequence genome includes a region encoding these proteins:
- the CHST11 gene encoding carbohydrate sulfotransferase 11 isoform X2, whose product MDSVMRRNPFGVDICCRKGSRSPLQELYNPIQLELSNTAVLHQMRRDQVTDTCRANSATSRKRRVLTPNDLKHLVVDEDHELIYCYVPKVACTNWKRLMMVLTGRGKYSDPMEIPANEAHVSANLKTLNQYSIPEINHRLKSYMKFLFVREPFERLVSAYRNKFTQKYNISFHKRYGTKIIKRQRKNATQEALRKGDDVKFEEFVAYLIDPHTQREEPFNEHWQTVYSLCHPCHIHYDLVGKYETLEEDSNYVLQLAGVGSYLKFPTYAKSTRTTDEMTTEFFQNISSEHQTQLYEVYKLDFLMFNYSVPSYLKLE is encoded by the coding sequence CTGGAGCTCTCAAACACTGCTGTCCTGCACCAGATGCGGCGGGACCAGGTGACAGACACGTGCCGAGCCAACAGCGCCACAAGCCGTAAGCGGAGGGTGCTGACCCCCAACGACCTGAAGCACTTGGTGGTGGATGAGGACCACGAGCTCATCTACTGCTACGTGCCCAAGGTGGCCTGCACCAACTGGAAGCGGCTCATGATGGTCCTGACCGGGCGGGGGAAGTACAGCGACCCCATGGAGATCCCGGCCAACGAGGCGCACGTCTCCGCCAACCTGAAGACCCTGAACCAGTACAGCATCCCAGAAATCAACCACCGCTTGAAAAGCTACATGAAGTTCCTGTTTGTCCGGGAGCCCTTCGAGAGGCTGGTGTCCGCCTACCGCAACAAGTTCACCCAGAAGTACAACATCTCCTTCCACAAGCGGTACGGCACCAAGATCATCAAACGCCAGCGGAAGAACGCCACGCAGGAGGCCCTGCGCAAAGGGGACGATGTCAAATTCGAGGAGTTTGTGGCCTATCTCATCGACCCACACACCCAGCGGGAGGAGCCTTTCAACGAACACTGGCAAACCGTCTACTCACTCTGCCACCCCTGCCACATCCACTATGACCTCGTGGGCAAGTACGAGACACTGGAAGAGGATTCTAATTACGTCCTGCAGCTGGCAGGAGTGGGCAGCTACCTGAAGTTCCCCACCTATGCAAAGTCTACGAGAACTACTGATGAAATGACCACAGAATTCTTCCAGAACATCAGCTCAGAGCACCAAACGCAGCTGTATGAAGTCTACAAACTCgattttttaatgttcaattaCTCAGTGCCAAGCTACCTGAAATTGGAAtaa